One genomic window of Candidatus Nitrospira inopinata includes the following:
- a CDS encoding DegQ family serine endoprotease gives MSTQRYRMVGFVLGLGLLSTLLFLAGNHSLPLSHASNPGSAGSVGGATTVPAAVQAPAAGFTDVAQRVTPAVVNIVTVMTEKIADGAASPDGLRDRMDEFFGQPFGPRRGPQGPGFPNPWEPPGPRGGQGSGVIISSDGYILTNHHVIDRAREVTVTLPDKREFKGRIVGTDPKTDLAVVKIDAQNLPTIPWGDAAKLQVGEYVLAVGNPFGLNSTVTLGIVSAVGRGHMGITQYEDFIQTDAAINPGNSGGALVNTRGELVGINTAIFSQSGGYQGVGFAVSTTMAKPVYESLVKTGTVVRGYLGVGIQDLNQDLAKSFRLTDSRGALVNEVKEGSPADQAGLKQGDVILEYQGMPVEDAVVLQRLVTRTPVGAKAPVKIFRDGRERELTITIGEQPDHTKVARVETAERDVAFAGAAVQDLDRETARELGLTGKTQGVVVTDVEPDSGAQKAGLLPGDVIKEINRRPVRSVKDFEKLSSEVKKGENVLILITRRGASLFLSAKV, from the coding sequence ATGTCAACGCAGAGATATCGCATGGTGGGGTTCGTGCTCGGTCTCGGACTGCTGAGCACGCTCCTCTTTTTAGCGGGCAACCATTCCCTCCCGCTCTCGCACGCGTCAAATCCCGGTTCGGCCGGCTCGGTTGGGGGAGCGACGACCGTGCCGGCGGCCGTCCAAGCTCCGGCTGCCGGCTTTACCGACGTGGCCCAGCGGGTGACTCCGGCGGTCGTCAACATCGTCACCGTCATGACGGAGAAGATTGCGGACGGCGCAGCCTCGCCGGACGGGCTGCGCGATCGTATGGATGAATTTTTCGGCCAACCCTTCGGTCCGCGCCGCGGGCCGCAGGGGCCCGGCTTCCCGAATCCGTGGGAGCCTCCCGGCCCGCGAGGCGGTCAAGGGTCCGGGGTCATCATTTCGTCGGACGGCTACATCCTGACCAACCATCACGTGATCGACCGCGCACGCGAAGTGACCGTCACGCTGCCCGATAAGCGCGAGTTCAAGGGCCGGATCGTCGGCACCGACCCCAAAACCGATCTCGCGGTGGTCAAGATCGACGCGCAGAACCTGCCCACGATTCCCTGGGGCGACGCCGCCAAACTGCAGGTCGGCGAATACGTTTTGGCGGTCGGCAACCCCTTCGGCTTGAACTCGACCGTGACGCTCGGCATCGTGAGCGCCGTCGGGCGCGGACACATGGGCATCACGCAGTATGAGGACTTTATCCAGACGGACGCCGCGATCAATCCGGGCAATTCCGGCGGCGCCCTGGTGAACACTCGCGGCGAACTCGTCGGCATCAACACCGCGATCTTCTCGCAGAGCGGCGGGTACCAAGGCGTGGGCTTCGCCGTCTCGACGACGATGGCCAAACCGGTTTATGAAAGTCTGGTCAAAACCGGCACGGTCGTCCGCGGGTATCTTGGAGTCGGCATCCAGGACCTGAATCAAGACCTGGCCAAGTCGTTCCGCCTCACAGACTCCAGGGGCGCGCTGGTGAACGAGGTGAAAGAGGGGAGCCCGGCGGACCAAGCCGGTCTCAAACAGGGCGACGTCATCCTTGAATATCAAGGGATGCCGGTGGAGGACGCGGTCGTGTTGCAGCGTCTGGTCACTCGCACGCCGGTGGGGGCCAAGGCGCCGGTGAAGATCTTCCGGGACGGCCGTGAGCGGGAACTGACCATCACGATCGGAGAACAACCGGACCACACGAAGGTCGCCCGAGTGGAAACCGCGGAACGAGACGTCGCCTTTGCGGGCGCGGCCGTGCAGGACCTCGATCGGGAGACGGCCAGGGAACTGGGGCTCACCGGAAAGACGCAGGGCGTCGTGGTGACCGACGTCGAGCCGGACAGCGGCGCCCAAAAGGCGGGGCTTCTGCCGGGCGACGTCATCAAGGAGATCAACCGGCGGCCGGTCCGGTCGGTCAAGGATTTCGAAAAGCTCTCCTCGGAAGTGAAAAAGGGGGAGAACGTGCTCATCCTGATCACCAGGCGCGGCGCGTCCCTCTTTCTCTCGGCCAAAGTCTGA
- the cas6 gene encoding CRISPR system precrRNA processing endoribonuclease RAMP protein Cas6: MIDSCPRDHGHATGLPLSFGRFTATFRLDGPLALPVYAGSLFRGSFGWALMQAVCVTRAHDCPPCALRDRCVYPWVFETPPPADAKIMRKYPAAPHPFVLIPPEGGRTIGAGQTVELGLTLFGRTVAWLPHFIFALERMGRAGLGGRRTTASLVTVDGRLDGHRHPVYGADERTLRGVEAFTERRILPRVPPEAGEPALSQRVAIEILSPLRIRYREHLAARLDFHVLIRSLLRRLAHLSYFHCGGDPSIVAFRDWIALAQEVRTVSSSLTWSDWTRYSSRQRTEMELGGVTGTVVFEGPLAPFLPLLRLGEVAHAGKGTSFGLGRYRLHDVGWSS; encoded by the coding sequence GTGATCGATTCCTGTCCCCGTGACCACGGTCATGCGACGGGCTTGCCCCTTTCATTCGGCCGTTTCACCGCGACCTTTCGACTCGACGGCCCGCTTGCGCTCCCTGTCTATGCCGGGTCCCTGTTCCGCGGCTCCTTCGGCTGGGCGTTGATGCAGGCGGTCTGTGTCACGCGCGCTCACGACTGTCCCCCCTGTGCCTTGCGCGACCGGTGCGTGTATCCGTGGGTGTTTGAGACGCCGCCTCCCGCGGACGCGAAGATCATGCGCAAATATCCGGCGGCGCCTCACCCCTTCGTGTTGATCCCGCCGGAGGGCGGGCGAACCATCGGGGCCGGGCAGACCGTTGAACTCGGGCTGACCCTGTTCGGGAGAACGGTAGCGTGGCTTCCCCACTTCATTTTTGCGTTGGAACGGATGGGACGCGCCGGTCTGGGAGGTCGGCGGACGACGGCGTCGCTCGTCACGGTGGATGGCCGGCTGGACGGTCATCGGCACCCTGTGTATGGCGCCGACGAGCGAACGTTGCGGGGCGTCGAGGCCTTCACCGAACGAAGAATCCTGCCGCGCGTTCCTCCGGAGGCCGGTGAGCCGGCTCTCTCGCAACGGGTCGCAATCGAAATTCTCTCTCCTCTGCGCATTCGGTACCGGGAGCACCTCGCCGCCAGGCTGGATTTTCACGTGCTCATCCGATCGCTCCTACGACGCCTCGCGCATCTCTCGTATTTCCACTGCGGCGGCGATCCCTCGATCGTCGCCTTCCGTGACTGGATTGCGCTGGCCCAGGAGGTGCGGACCGTGTCTTCGTCGCTGACCTGGTCGGATTGGACCCGGTATTCTTCCCGTCAACGGACGGAAATGGAATTGGGAGGCGTGACCGGCACCGTCGTTTTCGAGGGACCGCTGGCTCCGTTTCTGCCGCTGCTTCGTCTGGGCGAGGTCGCCCACGCCGGCAAAGGCACGAGTTTCGGCCTCGGCCGGTATCGGCTCCACGACGTGGGCTGGTCATCTTAG
- the cas2 gene encoding CRISPR-associated endonuclease Cas2 — protein sequence MQTRYLVCYDIADEGRLARVHRYLKGVGVPMQYSVFLCSWTWPERADAIERLAELIDAKADDVRIYPLPSDQPIASLGSGDRTPDGAMVMLP from the coding sequence ATGCAAACGCGCTACCTGGTTTGCTATGACATTGCCGACGAGGGTCGCTTGGCCCGCGTGCATCGCTACCTCAAGGGGGTGGGCGTGCCGATGCAGTATTCCGTCTTTCTCTGTTCATGGACCTGGCCCGAACGAGCGGACGCGATCGAACGCTTGGCGGAGCTGATCGACGCCAAGGCCGACGACGTCAGAATTTACCCGCTGCCGTCCGATCAACCCATCGCCTCGCTCGGATCAGGAGACCGGACGCCGGACGGCGCCATGGTGATGCTGCCGTGA
- a CDS encoding CRISPR-associated endonuclease Cas1 has product MDRTLFLNERPGLSVRRDGPSLWIEQPGSAGRRVPVRLIRRVLIAGNVALDTESLTAFAERGVPVTLVGRNGQPMAMVVSCASGLFARRGLQVGMIENPSVQERVSSWLRAWERGRRLALATGLDAVIAARWRRHGVRTMDYEQWVQRLGRLRGAALRQRRLFHAAVDTLILDRIAETGWDPHVGVIHRGESLGFVKDCAMAIRADADRLWLEQGRLADQTGAALSLDVAESFERHRSRLVRLLGRLLDQYGELLREP; this is encoded by the coding sequence ATGGATCGGACTCTCTTTCTCAATGAACGGCCCGGGCTGTCCGTCCGCCGTGACGGACCGTCACTCTGGATCGAACAGCCTGGCTCGGCCGGTCGCCGAGTGCCGGTGCGATTGATTCGGCGCGTGCTCATTGCGGGGAACGTCGCGCTCGACACCGAGAGCCTGACGGCCTTCGCCGAGCGGGGAGTGCCGGTCACGCTGGTCGGTCGAAACGGGCAACCAATGGCGATGGTCGTGAGTTGCGCTTCCGGCCTCTTTGCCCGCCGAGGGCTTCAGGTCGGGATGATCGAGAACCCCTCCGTGCAAGAACGGGTTTCAAGCTGGTTACGGGCCTGGGAACGGGGGCGACGGCTGGCCTTGGCGACCGGCCTGGATGCCGTGATTGCCGCTCGCTGGAGACGACACGGCGTGCGGACCATGGATTATGAACAATGGGTCCAGCGTCTCGGCCGTCTACGCGGCGCCGCTCTTCGTCAACGTCGCCTCTTTCACGCGGCCGTCGATACCTTGATCCTGGACCGGATCGCCGAAACGGGCTGGGACCCGCACGTCGGCGTCATCCATCGCGGGGAGTCGTTGGGGTTCGTCAAGGATTGCGCGATGGCGATCCGCGCGGATGCCGACCGGCTTTGGCTGGAGCAGGGACGTCTTGCCGATCAAACCGGCGCCGCCTTGTCTCTCGACGTGGCCGAGAGTTTCGAGCGGCACCGATCCCGTCTTGTGCGCCTGCTCGGCCGGCTGCTTGATCAGTACGGGGAGCTCTTGCGGGAGCCATAA
- the cas1 gene encoding CRISPR-associated endonuclease Cas1, whose product MGGTVYLDRTDAELRLDGGALAVYVNGERDGMVPLAPVDRLVVIGRQTVETALLHRLAEQGISVLFLSGRSLSFRGRVIGRLHNHARLRVAQYDAYRSPMALALAREWITAKLDGQASFLMETADVRPDRRAGLLHAATVIKETMAKVTGAETLERLRGLEGGAAAAYFAALPSLFPASLAFGGRERRPPRDPVNALLSLTYTLAHWEWVRECELIGLDPLIGFYHEIDYGRESLACDLLEPFRPVIDHWVWMLFRERQFEARNFASDQDRPGCSLKKAARGHYYQAYDQWMAQHRPRLRETVEALARRLVNDGSDSLSQ is encoded by the coding sequence ATGGGCGGCACCGTCTATCTGGACAGAACAGACGCGGAACTTCGGCTGGACGGCGGAGCCTTGGCGGTCTATGTGAACGGCGAACGGGACGGCATGGTGCCGCTCGCGCCGGTGGACCGGCTCGTGGTGATCGGCCGGCAGACGGTCGAGACGGCCCTGCTGCACCGTCTGGCGGAGCAAGGGATCTCCGTGCTGTTTTTGTCAGGGCGCAGCCTCTCGTTCCGCGGCCGCGTGATCGGTCGCCTGCATAATCATGCCCGGCTGCGTGTCGCTCAATACGATGCCTATCGGAGTCCGATGGCCCTGGCTCTGGCGAGGGAATGGATCACAGCCAAGCTCGACGGCCAGGCATCGTTCCTCATGGAGACGGCGGATGTCCGACCAGACCGGCGGGCCGGGTTGCTCCACGCCGCCACCGTCATCAAGGAGACCATGGCGAAAGTCACCGGCGCTGAGACGCTGGAACGGCTCCGTGGATTGGAAGGGGGTGCGGCGGCGGCATACTTCGCCGCGTTGCCGTCCCTGTTTCCCGCAAGCCTGGCGTTCGGAGGGCGGGAACGGCGGCCGCCTCGCGATCCGGTCAATGCGCTCTTGTCGTTGACCTACACCCTCGCCCACTGGGAATGGGTTCGCGAGTGCGAGCTGATCGGGTTGGATCCCTTGATCGGCTTCTATCACGAGATCGACTATGGCCGCGAGTCGCTCGCGTGCGACTTGTTGGAGCCCTTTCGGCCGGTGATCGATCACTGGGTCTGGATGCTGTTCCGCGAGCGACAGTTCGAAGCGCGAAACTTCGCCTCGGATCAGGACCGGCCCGGCTGTTCGCTCAAGAAAGCGGCGCGCGGCCATTACTACCAGGCCTATGACCAGTGGATGGCGCAACATCGACCTCGCCTGCGGGAGACGGTCGAGGCCTTGGCCAGGCGGTTGGTGAACGATGGATCGGACTCTCTTTCTCAATGA